In a single window of the Leisingera daeponensis DSM 23529 genome:
- a CDS encoding MAPEG family protein produces the protein MLRSKRPQILTGMALGALWGVLVTGLPQWLGLPYIPAPIALPGAFLAPGLVLALLIGRLAQRRFFDDAIIDGDPFTPGSAAEIDERVLANTVEQLVLALVLWPFAAVTLGGAVAIALGLSFALMRVLFWAGYHLSPPLRGLGFAGTFYPTVIAGIWALAVWV, from the coding sequence ATGCTGCGCTCCAAACGCCCTCAGATCCTCACCGGCATGGCCCTCGGCGCCCTCTGGGGCGTGCTGGTCACCGGCCTGCCGCAATGGCTGGGCCTGCCCTATATCCCGGCCCCCATCGCCTTGCCCGGCGCCTTCCTTGCACCCGGTCTGGTGCTGGCGCTGCTCATCGGCCGACTGGCGCAGCGGCGGTTCTTCGACGATGCCATTATCGACGGCGATCCCTTCACCCCCGGCTCCGCAGCGGAAATCGACGAGCGGGTGCTGGCCAACACCGTCGAGCAGCTGGTGCTGGCGCTGGTCCTCTGGCCCTTTGCCGCCGTCACCCTGGGCGGCGCGGTTGCCATCGCCCTTGGCCTGTCCTTTGCGCTGATGCGGGTTCTGTTCTGGGCGGGCTACCACCTGTCGCCGCCGCTGCGGGGGCTGGGCTTTGCCGGGACGTTTTACCCGACGGTGATTGCCGGGATCTGGGCGCTGGCGGTCTGGGTTTAG
- a CDS encoding endonuclease/exonuclease/phosphatase family protein codes for MRLATYNIEWFAYLFDKNDRLVLDGKPSGVYGVDRYTQGRAIAHVLRRLDADAVMVIEAPNTGRTQRTTRALEAFAAEAGLRACEAVSGFPNDTHQEIALLYDPEVLAAEHDARASAAAPQFDGLFEIDLDVDDHLDTVAFSKPPLELAVTTRGGTRLRMIGAHLKSKAPHGASAPEEITALTIANQRKQLAQARWLHLRVADHVAAGEHVIVLGDLNDGPGADGYEKDFGQSSIEIVLGDLLNDPHAQSLLQPRATSLPSTSRFYNPDTKRYFPALLDYVMISHSLMRFDPQWRIWHPFEDAECYADEELREALLNASDHFPVTLDIALE; via the coding sequence ATGCGGCTGGCCACGTATAATATCGAATGGTTCGCCTATCTGTTCGACAAGAACGACCGGCTGGTGCTGGATGGAAAGCCGTCGGGCGTTTACGGCGTGGACCGCTATACCCAGGGGCGCGCGATTGCCCATGTGCTGCGCCGCCTGGACGCCGATGCCGTCATGGTGATCGAGGCCCCCAACACTGGCCGCACCCAGCGCACCACCCGCGCGCTGGAGGCCTTTGCGGCGGAGGCGGGCCTGCGCGCCTGCGAGGCGGTCAGCGGCTTTCCCAATGACACCCACCAGGAGATCGCGCTGCTCTATGATCCCGAAGTGCTGGCGGCAGAGCATGACGCCCGCGCCAGCGCCGCCGCGCCGCAGTTCGACGGCCTGTTCGAGATCGACCTCGACGTGGACGACCATCTGGACACGGTCGCGTTCTCCAAACCGCCGCTGGAGCTGGCCGTCACCACCCGCGGCGGCACCCGGCTGCGGATGATCGGCGCGCATCTGAAGTCCAAGGCGCCGCACGGGGCCAGCGCGCCGGAGGAGATCACCGCGCTGACCATCGCCAACCAGCGCAAGCAGCTGGCGCAGGCCAGATGGCTGCACCTGCGGGTGGCGGACCATGTGGCGGCGGGCGAGCATGTGATCGTGCTGGGCGATCTGAACGACGGCCCCGGCGCCGACGGCTATGAGAAGGATTTCGGCCAGTCCTCGATCGAGATCGTGCTGGGCGATCTGCTGAACGACCCCCACGCGCAATCCCTGCTGCAGCCGCGCGCCACCTCGCTGCCCAGCACCTCGCGGTTCTACAACCCTGACACCAAACGCTATTTCCCGGCGCTGCTGGACTATGTGATGATCTCGCACAGCCTGATGCGCTTTGACCCGCAGTGGCGGATCTGGCACCCGTTCGAGGACGCCGAATGCTACGCCGACGAGGAACTGCGCGAGGCGCTGCTCAACGCCTCCGACCACTTCCCGGTAACGCTGGATATCGCGCTGGAGTGA
- a CDS encoding molecular chaperone DjiA, protein MSLWTRISDALSALAAGEGLSEVFDRLRAPPERTVAFAIAVIALGAKMAKADGQVTRDEVTAFREVFQIAQDDETGAARVFNMARTDVAGYQEYARRIQKMFADDPTTLSDLMEGLFHIAMADGFYHPGENEFLEEVSRIFGQSPQQFQALRARFVPDAPKDPYTVLGVSPEMSKEDIRKHWRQLVRDTHPDAMIARGVPEEAVRLAEKRMSDINRAWDEISGCGGNAAGHV, encoded by the coding sequence ATGTCACTTTGGACCCGCATATCCGACGCGCTCTCCGCGCTTGCCGCAGGCGAAGGCCTCAGCGAAGTCTTCGACCGCCTGCGCGCCCCGCCCGAGCGCACCGTCGCCTTTGCCATTGCCGTCATTGCGCTTGGCGCCAAGATGGCCAAGGCCGACGGCCAGGTCACGCGGGATGAGGTCACCGCCTTCCGCGAGGTGTTCCAGATCGCCCAGGACGACGAAACCGGCGCGGCGCGGGTGTTCAACATGGCGCGCACCGATGTGGCCGGCTACCAGGAATACGCCCGCCGCATCCAGAAGATGTTTGCCGACGACCCGACCACGCTCAGCGATCTGATGGAGGGGCTGTTTCACATCGCCATGGCCGACGGCTTCTACCACCCCGGCGAGAATGAGTTCCTGGAGGAGGTGAGCCGCATCTTCGGCCAGTCCCCGCAGCAGTTCCAGGCGCTGCGGGCCCGGTTCGTGCCGGATGCGCCCAAGGATCCCTACACGGTGCTGGGCGTCAGCCCGGAGATGAGCAAGGAAGACATCCGCAAGCATTGGCGCCAGCTGGTGCGCGACACCCACCCGGATGCGATGATCGCCCGCGGCGTGCCGGAAGAAGCGGTGCGGCTGGCGGAAAAGCGGATGAGCGACATCAACCGCGCCTGGGATGAAATCAGCGGGTGCGGCGGCAATGCGGCTGGCCACGTATAA
- a CDS encoding GNAT family N-acetyltransferase yields MIIRPATAADADAVCAIANWVIRDTLATFNTVEKTPEQVRGQIAASNGAYLVAEQDGSILGHAHYFPFRSGPGYRFTAEHTIHLLPAAQGQGAGRALMQALEARAREAGLHVLIASVSSANPGAIAFHAALGYVETARMPELGCKNGLWLDTVFMQKILTPGIPAPDSAVNPG; encoded by the coding sequence ATGATCATCCGCCCCGCTACAGCAGCAGACGCCGACGCGGTCTGTGCCATCGCCAACTGGGTGATCCGCGACACGCTGGCGACCTTCAACACAGTTGAGAAGACCCCGGAGCAGGTGCGCGGCCAGATCGCCGCCAGCAACGGCGCCTATCTGGTGGCGGAGCAGGACGGCAGCATCCTCGGACACGCGCATTATTTCCCGTTCCGCTCCGGCCCCGGCTACCGCTTCACGGCTGAGCACACCATCCACCTGCTGCCCGCAGCACAGGGGCAGGGGGCAGGGCGGGCGCTGATGCAGGCGCTTGAAGCCAGGGCAAGGGAAGCGGGCCTGCACGTTCTGATCGCCAGCGTCAGCAGCGCCAACCCCGGCGCCATCGCCTTTCACGCCGCCCTGGGATACGTTGAAACCGCCCGGATGCCGGAGCTCGGCTGCAAGAACGGCCTCTGGCTCGACACTGTTTTCATGCAGAAAATCCTGACGCCGGGCATTCCCGCCCCTGACAGTGCCGTCAATCCCGGATAG
- a CDS encoding DUF4174 domain-containing protein, whose amino-acid sequence MRAILTVVLAGFLPLASVAADGSTSDLIQPGYDVELEEFLWTRRPVVVFADSPEDPRYHEQIERLMQGAEALRERDVVVLTDTDPAAKSALRKKLRPRGFMLVLVGKDGGVKLRKPHPWTVRELSRSIDKFPERLREVEERRGG is encoded by the coding sequence ATGAGAGCAATCCTAACCGTTGTTTTGGCAGGTTTTCTTCCGCTGGCGTCGGTGGCTGCCGATGGCAGCACATCCGATTTGATCCAGCCCGGGTATGACGTGGAGCTGGAGGAATTCCTGTGGACGCGCCGCCCGGTGGTGGTGTTCGCCGACAGCCCCGAGGACCCGCGGTACCATGAGCAGATCGAGCGGCTGATGCAGGGCGCCGAAGCGCTGCGCGAGCGCGATGTGGTGGTGCTGACCGATACCGATCCTGCGGCCAAGTCCGCGCTGCGCAAGAAGCTGCGGCCGCGCGGTTTCATGCTGGTGCTGGTGGGCAAGGACGGCGGCGTCAAGCTGAGGAAGCCGCACCCCTGGACGGTGCGCGAGCTGTCCCGCAGTATCGACAAGTTCCCGGAGCGGCTGCGCGAAGTGGAAGAGCGGCGCGGCGGCTGA
- the scpA gene encoding methylmalonyl-CoA mutase, whose product MTNKDEWRALAEKELRGRAVDDLNWQTLEGIEVKPLYTEDDTRDLPHMGTLPGFGPFTRGVKATMYAGRPWTIRQYAGFSTAEESNAFYRRNLAAGQQGVSVAFDLATHRGYDSDHPRVVGDVGKAGVAIDSVEDMKILFDGIPLDKVSVSMTMNGAVIPVLASFIVAGEEQGHDKSLLAGTIQNDILKEFMVRNTYIYPPKPSMRIISDIIEYTSNEMPKFNSISISGYHMQEAGANLVQELAYTIADGREYVRAALDAGMDVDKFAGRLSFFFAIGMNFFMEIAKLRAARTLWHRVMTEFGAKSERSKMLRTHCQTSGVSLQEQDPYNNVIRTAYEAMSAVLGGTQSLHTNALDEAIALPTDFSARIARNTQLVLQEETGVTNVVDPLAGSYYVESLTAELVEKAWALMEEVEEMGGMTKAVESGMPKLRIEESAARRQAMIDRGEEVVVGVNKYRKDKEDPIDILDVDNVKVRESQIARLEAMRKTRDEAACQAALDELTRRAREGSGNLLEAAVEAARARASVGEISMAMEKEFGRHRAEVKTLAGVYGAAYEGDEGFAAIQKSIEDFAEEEGRRPRLLVVKMGQDGHDRGAKVIATAFADIGFDVDVGPLFQTPEEAAQDAIDNDVHVVGISSQAAGHKTLAPQLVEALKAEGAGDIIVICGGVIPQQDYEFLYSKGVKAIFGPGTNIPEAAQDILRLIREARP is encoded by the coding sequence ATGACAAACAAAGACGAATGGCGGGCTCTGGCTGAGAAAGAGCTGCGCGGACGGGCTGTTGACGACCTCAACTGGCAGACGCTGGAAGGCATCGAGGTCAAGCCGCTCTATACCGAAGACGACACCAGGGATCTGCCCCACATGGGCACGCTCCCCGGGTTCGGCCCCTTCACCCGCGGGGTGAAGGCCACCATGTACGCAGGCCGCCCCTGGACCATCCGCCAGTACGCGGGCTTCTCCACGGCGGAGGAATCCAACGCGTTTTACCGCCGCAACCTGGCCGCGGGCCAGCAGGGGGTCTCGGTCGCCTTCGACCTCGCCACCCACCGCGGCTATGACAGCGACCACCCGCGCGTGGTCGGCGATGTCGGCAAGGCCGGCGTTGCGATTGACAGCGTCGAGGACATGAAGATCCTGTTCGACGGCATCCCGCTCGACAAGGTCTCCGTCTCGATGACCATGAACGGCGCGGTGATCCCGGTGCTGGCGTCCTTCATCGTCGCCGGTGAGGAGCAGGGCCACGACAAATCCCTGCTGGCGGGCACCATCCAGAACGACATCCTGAAGGAGTTCATGGTCCGCAACACCTACATCTATCCGCCCAAGCCCTCGATGCGGATCATCTCGGACATCATCGAATACACCTCGAACGAGATGCCCAAGTTCAACTCCATCTCGATCTCCGGCTACCACATGCAGGAGGCCGGCGCGAACCTGGTGCAGGAACTGGCCTATACCATCGCGGACGGGCGTGAATACGTGCGCGCGGCGCTGGACGCGGGCATGGACGTGGACAAATTCGCAGGGCGGCTCTCGTTCTTCTTTGCGATCGGCATGAACTTCTTCATGGAAATCGCCAAGCTGCGCGCGGCCCGCACCCTGTGGCACCGGGTGATGACCGAGTTCGGCGCCAAGTCCGAACGCTCCAAGATGCTGCGCACCCACTGCCAGACCTCGGGCGTCTCCTTGCAGGAGCAGGACCCCTACAACAACGTGATCCGCACCGCCTATGAGGCGATGTCGGCGGTTCTCGGCGGCACCCAGTCGCTGCACACCAACGCGCTGGATGAGGCCATCGCGCTGCCCACCGATTTCTCCGCCCGCATCGCCCGCAACACCCAGCTGGTGCTGCAGGAGGAAACCGGCGTCACCAACGTGGTCGACCCGCTGGCCGGCTCCTACTACGTCGAAAGCCTGACGGCTGAGCTGGTGGAGAAGGCCTGGGCGCTGATGGAAGAGGTCGAGGAGATGGGCGGCATGACCAAGGCCGTCGAGAGCGGCATGCCCAAGCTGCGCATCGAGGAATCGGCCGCCCGCCGCCAGGCGATGATCGACCGCGGCGAAGAGGTTGTCGTCGGCGTCAACAAGTACCGCAAGGACAAGGAAGACCCGATCGACATTCTCGACGTCGACAACGTCAAGGTCCGCGAGTCGCAGATTGCCCGCCTTGAGGCCATGCGCAAGACCCGCGACGAGGCCGCCTGCCAGGCTGCTTTGGACGAACTCACCCGCCGCGCCAGGGAAGGCAGCGGCAACCTCCTGGAAGCCGCAGTCGAAGCCGCCCGCGCGCGGGCCTCAGTCGGAGAGATCTCCATGGCAATGGAAAAGGAATTCGGCCGCCACCGCGCCGAAGTGAAGACCCTGGCCGGCGTCTATGGCGCGGCCTATGAGGGCGACGAAGGCTTTGCCGCGATCCAGAAATCGATCGAGGACTTCGCCGAGGAAGAAGGCCGCCGCCCGCGCCTCTTGGTGGTCAAGATGGGCCAGGACGGCCACGACCGCGGCGCCAAGGTGATCGCCACCGCCTTCGCCGACATCGGTTTTGACGTCGATGTGGGCCCGCTGTTCCAGACCCCAGAGGAAGCCGCCCAGGACGCCATCGACAATGACGTGCATGTGGTTGGCATCTCCTCCCAGGCCGCGGGCCACAAGACGCTGGCACCCCAGCTGGTCGAGGCGCTGAAGGCTGAAGGCGCAGGCGACATCATCGTGATCTGCGGCGGCGTGATCCCGCAGCAGGATTACGAGTTCCTGTATTCCAAGGGCGTCAAGGCGATCTTCGGCCCCGGCACCAACATCCCGGAAGCCGCCCAGGACATCCTGCGACTGATCCGCGAAGCGCGCCCTTAA
- a CDS encoding acetyl-CoA carboxylase biotin carboxylase subunit, whose protein sequence is MFDKILIANRGEIACRVIKTARKMGIKTVAIYSDADKQALHVQMADEAVHIGPPPANQSYIVIDKVMEAIRKTGAQAVHPGYGFLSENSKFAEALEAEGVAFVGPPKRAIEAMGDKITSKKIAQEAGVSTVPGYMGLIADADEAVKISNEIGYPVMIKASAGGGGKGMRIAWNDEEAREGFQSSKNEAANSFGDDRIFIEKFVTQPRHIEIQVLCDTHGNGIYLGERECSIQRRNQKVVEEAPSPFLDEETRKAMGEQAVALAKAVGYASAGTVEFIVDGDKNFYFLEMNTRLQVEHPVTELITGVDLVEQMIRVAGGAELPLRQEDVKLTGWAIENRLYAEDPYRGFLPSIGRLTRYRPPQETAAGPLLENGKWQGDAPAGATAVRNDTGVYEGGEISMYYDPMIAKLCTWAPTREEAIDAMRIALDSFEVEGIGHNLPFLSAVMDHPKFISGDMTTAFIAEEYPEGFEGVELHSDDLRKIAAACAAMHRVAEIRRTRVSGRMDNHERKVGTDWVVSLQGQSFEVMIDADREGATVNFQGGGSYRVTSDWTPGDQLATVKVNGETLVLKTGKVTQGFRIRSRGADLAVKVRTPRQAELAALMPEKVAPDTSKLLLCPMPGLIVKVDVEVGQEVQEGQNLCTIEAMKMENILRAERKGVVTKINAAAGDSLAVDEVIMEFE, encoded by the coding sequence CGACGCCGACAAACAGGCCCTGCATGTGCAGATGGCCGACGAGGCAGTCCACATCGGCCCGCCGCCGGCCAACCAGTCCTATATCGTCATCGACAAGGTGATGGAGGCGATCCGCAAGACCGGCGCCCAGGCGGTGCATCCGGGCTACGGCTTCCTGTCCGAGAACTCCAAATTCGCCGAGGCGCTTGAGGCCGAAGGCGTTGCCTTTGTCGGCCCCCCGAAACGCGCGATCGAGGCGATGGGGGACAAGATCACCTCCAAGAAGATCGCCCAGGAGGCTGGCGTCTCCACCGTGCCCGGCTACATGGGCCTGATTGCCGATGCCGACGAGGCGGTGAAGATCTCCAACGAGATCGGCTACCCGGTGATGATCAAGGCCTCCGCCGGCGGCGGCGGCAAGGGGATGCGGATCGCCTGGAACGACGAAGAGGCCCGCGAAGGCTTCCAGTCCTCCAAGAACGAGGCTGCGAACTCCTTTGGCGATGACCGGATCTTCATCGAGAAGTTCGTCACCCAGCCGCGCCACATCGAAATCCAGGTGCTCTGCGACACCCACGGCAATGGCATCTACCTGGGCGAGCGCGAATGCTCGATCCAGCGCCGTAACCAGAAAGTCGTCGAAGAAGCGCCGTCGCCGTTCCTGGATGAGGAAACCCGCAAGGCGATGGGCGAACAGGCCGTCGCGCTGGCCAAGGCGGTGGGCTATGCCTCCGCCGGCACCGTGGAATTCATCGTCGATGGCGACAAGAACTTCTACTTTCTGGAAATGAACACCCGCCTGCAGGTGGAACACCCGGTCACGGAGCTGATCACCGGCGTCGACCTGGTGGAGCAGATGATCCGCGTCGCCGGCGGCGCGGAACTGCCGCTGCGCCAGGAAGACGTGAAGCTCACCGGCTGGGCGATTGAAAACCGCCTTTATGCCGAAGATCCCTACCGCGGCTTCCTGCCCTCCATCGGCCGTCTGACCCGCTACCGCCCGCCGCAGGAAACCGCTGCCGGCCCGCTGCTGGAAAACGGCAAGTGGCAAGGCGATGCGCCTGCCGGCGCCACCGCGGTGCGCAACGACACCGGCGTCTATGAGGGCGGCGAGATCTCGATGTACTATGACCCGATGATCGCCAAGCTCTGCACCTGGGCGCCGACCCGCGAAGAGGCGATCGACGCGATGCGGATCGCGCTGGACAGCTTCGAGGTGGAGGGCATCGGCCACAACCTGCCGTTCCTGTCGGCGGTGATGGATCACCCGAAATTCATCTCCGGCGACATGACCACCGCCTTCATCGCCGAGGAATATCCGGAGGGCTTCGAGGGCGTGGAGCTGCACAGCGACGACCTGCGCAAGATCGCTGCCGCCTGCGCCGCGATGCACCGGGTTGCCGAAATCCGCCGCACCCGCGTTTCCGGCCGGATGGACAACCACGAGCGCAAGGTCGGCACCGACTGGGTGGTCAGCCTGCAGGGCCAGTCCTTCGAAGTGATGATCGACGCCGACCGCGAGGGCGCAACGGTGAACTTCCAGGGCGGCGGCAGCTACCGTGTCACCTCCGACTGGACCCCGGGCGACCAGCTCGCCACCGTGAAAGTCAACGGCGAGACCCTGGTGCTCAAGACCGGCAAGGTGACCCAGGGCTTCCGCATCCGCTCCCGCGGCGCTGACCTGGCCGTGAAGGTGCGCACCCCGCGCCAGGCGGAGCTGGCCGCGCTGATGCCGGAAAAGGTCGCGCCCGACACCTCCAAACTGCTGCTTTGCCCGATGCCCGGCCTCATTGTGAAGGTCGATGTCGAAGTGGGGCAGGAGGTCCAGGAGGGCCAGAACTTGTGCACCATCGAAGCCATGAAGATGGAAAACATCCTGCGCGCCGAGCGCAAGGGCGTGGTGACCAAGATCAACGCCGCCGCGGGCGACAGCCTGGCGGTCGACGAAGTGATCATGGAATTCGAATAA
- a CDS encoding VOC family protein produces MILDHLAVAGATLEEAVAHTEEALGIPLGPGGSHARYGTHNRLTGLEDGLYLEAIAIDPDARPQEQPRWFNLDRFTGPARLSNWILRSEDLEAEKPLLPPHAQRHVAMQRGDLSWLMTVPADGLLPFDNLFPAVLEWQAEPPAARLPQSRCRLRRLILSHPEAAALQAALDRILSDPRVKVEPGAPAMMAEFDTPHGPRQLR; encoded by the coding sequence ATGATACTCGATCACCTGGCCGTGGCCGGCGCAACGCTGGAAGAGGCCGTTGCCCATACCGAAGAAGCCCTCGGCATTCCCCTCGGCCCCGGCGGCTCCCACGCCCGTTATGGCACCCATAACCGCCTGACCGGGCTGGAGGATGGCCTCTATCTGGAGGCCATCGCCATCGACCCGGACGCCCGGCCGCAGGAGCAGCCGCGCTGGTTCAACCTCGACCGCTTCACCGGCCCGGCGCGGCTCAGCAACTGGATCCTGCGCAGCGAGGACCTGGAAGCGGAAAAACCCCTGCTGCCGCCCCATGCGCAGCGGCACGTGGCGATGCAGCGCGGGGACCTCAGCTGGCTGATGACGGTGCCTGCGGACGGCCTCTTGCCCTTTGACAACCTCTTCCCCGCGGTCCTTGAATGGCAGGCAGAGCCGCCCGCCGCCAGGCTGCCGCAATCCCGCTGCCGCCTGCGCCGCCTGATTCTCAGCCACCCGGAGGCCGCAGCGCTACAGGCGGCGCTGGACCGCATCCTCAGCGACCCGCGCGTCAAGGTGGAGCCGGGCGCGCCGGCGATGATGGCGGAGTTTGATACGCCGCACGGGCCAAGGCAGCTCAGATGA